A region from the Triticum urartu cultivar G1812 chromosome 1, Tu2.1, whole genome shotgun sequence genome encodes:
- the LOC125539211 gene encoding protein RADIALIS-like 3, protein MSSGSSSRSTSPSSDSEWTKKENKMFEEALAYYGVSAPNLWDKVASAMGGTKSAQQVRRHFQILVDDVESIEHGRIPFPKYKTRVFGPKRMKQCKLQWTVSKVVQTRSLRMS, encoded by the exons ATGTCTTCCGGGTCGTCGTCTCGGAGCACCTCCCCAAGCTCCGACTCGGAGTGGACCAAGAAAGAGAACAAGATGTTCGAGGAGGCGCTCGCCTACTATGGTGTGAGCGCCCCCAACCTCTGGGACAAGGTGGCCAGCGCCATGGGGGGCACCAAGTCTGCCCAGCAGGTGCGCCGCCACTTCCAGATCCTCGTCGACGACGTTGAAAGCATCGAGCACGGCCGCATCCCCTTCCCCAAGTACAAGACCAGGGTTTTTGGACCTAAAAG GATGAAGCAATGTAAGCTCCAGTGGACAGTGAGCAAAGTTGTACAAACTAGGTCTCTAAGAATGAGCTGA